The Prunus dulcis unplaced genomic scaffold, ALMONDv2, whole genome shotgun sequence genome window below encodes:
- the LOC117613193 gene encoding basic endochitinase-like, whose product MVETLFSYSDTVIIPYPAVKALASSQSGRPVDSTAGTASDEPLTKDYSTVQMPISNSRPLGSAVLDGIDFNIEKGGPHYAALARRLSDYSKRGKKVYLSAAPQCPFPDQYLNGALSTGLFDYVWVQFYNNPQCQFTTSNPNAFRDSWNKWTSIKAGQFFVGLPASRQAADSGFVNPNDLKNQVFPFVKGSPKYGGVMLYDKFNDDKSGYSSQIRGSV is encoded by the exons ATGGTTGAAACCCTTTTCTCGTACTCTGATACAGTCATTATCCCCTATCCAGCTGTAAAAGCTCTTGCATCATCACAATCTGGTAGGCCTGTGGATA GTACAGCAGGTACGGCTTCTGACGAGCCTCTAACAAAAGACTACTCTACGGTTCAGATGCCG ATTTCAAACTCAAGGCCTCTAGGCAGCGCCGTTTTGGACGGCATAGATTTCAACATCGAGAAAGGTGGACCTCACTATGCTGCACTTGCTAGGAGGTTGTCTGACTACAGCAAAAGAGGCAAAAAAGTCTACTTAAGTGCAGCACCACAATGCCCATTTCCTGACCAGTATCTCAATGGTGCTCTGTCCACTGGCCTATTCGACTATGTTTGGGTCCAATTCTACAACAACCCTCAGTGTCAATTTACCACCAGCAACCCCAATGCCTTCAGGGACTCATGGAACAAATGGACCTCCATAAAAGCCGGCCAGTTCTTCGTTGGGCTTCCGGCTTCCCGTCAAGCTGCTGACAGTGGCTTTGTGAATCCAAATGATCTGAAAAACCAAGTGTTTCCTTTTGTTAAGGGATCTCCCAAGTATGGAGGTGTCATGCTTTATGATAAGTTCAACGATGACAAGAGTGGCTATAGTTCTCAAATTCGAGGCAGTGTGTAA